Within Persephonella sp. KM09-Lau-8, the genomic segment GTAGCATAGGATTACCAGAACTTTTATCTATATCTATAATCCAATCTGTTTTGATACTCCTCCTGTTTATTGGAATAAAACTTAATACAAGAACCGATAAGGAAACTTCCATAATATTTGCCCTAACAATAGCTTTTATATCTACCAGGCTATTTTTGGGAAGACCATCCCTTTTTGAAACAGTTCTTTTCCTTATTGCTATAGGGAGTAAAAGAAGTAGTATCCAGATATTAACATCCACAGCTATGGGAATGTTATATTGGTTATTTTGGATATATCTTATCCCTTTATCTCTGATAAAAAGAACTGCTTTTATCCCTTTAATCTTTTCCTTTATCTTCTGGCTAGTAATAACTGATTTTCAATATTTTGAAGGGATAAAACAGCTGCTATTTAGCATCAAAAACTCTAACGTATCGGTTGGAGAAAATTCCATTCTTATCACCAACATACTTGCTAACCCTGGACTAATACTGCTTATTTTAATCAGTATAATTAAAGTCATAGAAACAAAAAATATCAGGTCTAACAGGAACTTTCTGGCAGCCATATGGTTTTCACTGTCCAATCAGATCAGATATATAGAAATCATTGCCCCTCTGCTCCTGCTGAATACAAAAGAAAAAATAATTTATGGTATAGAAAAGGTAATTAGATTAAACCCGGTAGTTCTCGCCATTTTAGGAACATCTATCCTGATTGGAAGTATCCCTACATACAACACAATTATCTTTGATAAAAAAACAGCAAAAGTTTTTACAAATGAGAAAATATTAACCAGCTTAGAATATAGTTTTCCGATTTTGTTTTCAAACCAAAAAGTAAAGTTAACTCCTCCAATGGAAATCAGATGGACAAATCCGGAAGTTTTAAATCAAATAAAAACAATGCGAACAGAAGGGAAAATATCTTGTTCTATCTTAAAAAAATACAAATACACAATGCTTGTAGAATCCTATCTAAAAGAAAAACCTGAATGCCTGGAGATGATAAAAACCTATAAAAAAGTTAGAATATGGAGAATAAAGTTTTAAAAATAAAACTAAGGAGGTAAACATGAAGAAATTATTGCTTTTTATTGCAATAATAGGGTTTTCCTTTACTCTTGGCGGGTGTAAAAAATACACATTCGCCATAAATGAGGTAAACGTATACTGGTTAGCAGATACAAAAAAAGAATTAATCAAAAGAAAACAAATTCTAAATTCTGGCCAATTAAACAAAAATAACTGGACAAGATGGGATTTCATTCTATATACAATGGGAGAATACTTTTATACCGATGAAACAGATTATCCCATAAATGGATTTGTAATTTTTGAACTCAAAAACGAAGAAGCCAAAGAAAAGCTCAAAAGAGGAGAAAAACTATTCAAATGGAAGGACTGCTACATCAAAAAAATCAGCAGATGGTACTATATAGACATCCAGATGCTTCCGAGAAAAACAGAAAGAGGAAAACAAATCGCAAAAGCATTTAAAGATAGCTACTATTACACTATAAGAAAAACTCTTGACAGGATAAATAAAGATAAAGATTTAGACATCCCTTTCCAAGAATGCACTGATCTGGCAACTTGCCCCAAAAGTGCAGAGGAAAAAAACAACACAATAATAATAAAATTCATTGAAACAACTCCTCCGCCGGAAACAGAAGATGAAATATACGGAAAGTTGGTATATATAGACACTTACAACAACAAAGTGGTAAGAACTGCTGACTTTCACTTTATACCTGAATGCTTCTACTATCACATGCTTCCAAAATCTACAATACAAAAGTTAAACTTGAGCAAATCCGAATACGAAAGATTAGAAAAAATAAAAAAAGAACTGGACGAGATATACAGCCACTATTCTTACAGGGTAAAAAAACGCGAAAAAGAATTACTCAAAAAATCCTGTATAAAAATCCCTGAAAAAATCATCAAAACCGACTTTAACATTAAATATACAAAGGAAACAGGTTGGGAAAGAGGGGAATATATAACACTTCCCGAAAAGCTGTTATACGGAATTCAAAGAGATATAGTCAGAAGTGCCCTTGCTAACTGGAAAACGGATACTTACGGAAAATTCTGGAAGGTGAATCCCATAGGACCCCATAAGGAGCTATTGAAAGAAGTAACAAAAGAATGGTTTGAAAGATACAATCTGCCTATAAGAGTATTCCCTGAAGATTTAAAAATTAAAGAATAATCAAAAGCCCCTTCAAGGGGCTTCTTCTTTCATCTGCTTTTCTAAATCAAATAAAAACTGAATTATTTTTTCAGGGACAATTTCTGGTTCTGTATTGAGCAAAATATCATGAACCCTGGGTTCTATTAAAAGCTCTCCTTCTCTCTCCATTAATAGCGGAATATAATACTTGCCGGAAAGTCTTCCTTCTTCCTGTATTATCAGATGAAAATAAGCAAGTATCCGGATACCTTCTTTCTTTCTTCTTTGTGCAAATTCATCTTCACCAACCTTAAAAAGTAAAACTCTTCTTAAATCGTCATTCCGGTAGATAAGGTAAGAAAATACAGAGCCTTCGGAAGAAACAAAATCCAAAAATCTGACCCTGTAAATATACCCTTCAGGCTGGATTTCTATCTCAAACTGGTTTTTCTCTATATCTGGGAAAACCCTGTGCCGGAGATAAAAAGTCCTGTTATCAAAAGCTTGAGCAAAAATGTCTCTAACCAATATAGGTTCCATGGAGAAAATTATAGCAGATATTTTCCTCTGGGCGAAAAAAAAGCTTTGGTAAAGGAAAGGGGTAAAAAAGAGAAAATGGCAGGTTTGATTTCTAATTAGAAATCAAAACAACCCCAAATTTATAGTTACTTGAAAAACCATCGAAAACTCTCATTTTTACTGCCCGTCACTTTCTTTGCTTACTACTTCAACCACTACATCCGAAACATCAAAATTTTCTCTTAAAAACTCTTTTATGCTTTGCAGATAATTTTTTTCAAACCATTCTTTATAAACCTCATCCGGAACTGGAATATAAACTGTCCCCTTTTCCTCAGCCTCAAGTGCATTCAACAAGGGTTCTTTTAAAAGATTTAAAGTATTTTCGCTTACGCTTTTTTCCAATAAATAAATCAATGGTTCCATTATATCTTTTGCAGATTTTAATTCTCCTTTTTTCTCTTCATTTCCTAATTGCTGAACAAATAACTCCTTGTCCAATTTTCTTGGAATAAGAGTGAGCTCTTTATATTTAGCTCTATTCATGTCTATCTGGAAAGAACGAATTAAAAATCCCATAGGGTTTGTTAATCTTTTATTCTTATCTGCATTTTTAATTATTTCTATAGCTGCTTCAAGAGGATATAAAGAGGTGTCAAGGTTAATCAAAAGAAACAAAATCTGGTTTTCGTTAAGCCTATTTAGATGAGGCCTAACATCTTTTAAAATATCCTGGTATTTTTTCCTAAGGTTTCCTATTTCCTGCCATACTCTTTCTGCAGAGCTTTGAACCAATTGAGCATATCTATTTATCTCTTTTTTTTCTATCATGAATTCTATATGTGTTACTTTACGTCCTGTCCTTTTCTTGCTGTAGCTCACCTTTAAATCAGTCTTTTCATTAATTTCCTCAACAGCTTTTTTTAAAACTCTTCTCTCAAATGCTTCAAATCTGGGATATTCTCCCGGTTCCACGCCCAACATCGAGCTGCAAAAGATAAGGTTTAAAGTTTCTATCTATCTCGATGTAAAAGTTTCCCGCTCCTTCTTCGTATTGAAACTAATCACTAATTTTATAGAAAAACATAGAAAATAATCCTTGAAATTTACACTAAAAAGTTTTATATTAAAACTATGCCAATGAAATTATCCGATTATGCAAAGAAATACGGAATAACATATAAAACAGCTTGGAATAGATTTAAAGCAGGGAAAATTAAAGGTGCATATAAAGATGAAACAGGACATATAGTAGTTCCTGATGAAAAGGAATTACTAATAGATAAAAATAAAGTTGCAATCTATGCCAGAGTTTCATCTAACGAAAATAAGTCTAACTTGGAAAAACAAGCAGAAAGATTAAAAGAATATGCAATAGCGAAAGGTTATCAGATAGTTCATATTGTTAAAGAAGTAGGAAGTGGAGTTAATGATAACAGACCAAAATTATTGAAATTGCTACAAAAAGATGATTGGGGGACACTGATCGTAGAACATAAAGACAGGCTAACCAGATTTGGATTTAACTACATTAAAACATTAATAGAAAAAGAAGGAAGACAAATAGAAGTAGTTAATTTAGCAGAGGACAATAAAGCAGAATTAATTGAAGATTTAATAGCAGTAATATACAGTTTTTCAGCCAGAATGTATGGACTTAGAAGAAGAAAAAGAAAAACAGAAAAAATAATTAAATGCCTAAAACAGGAATTAGAAGATGCCAATTAGAGCATACAAACACAAACACAGCATAAATAAAGGCAAAATACAAACAATAAAACAAATTCTGGCAGAATACAGAAAAACAGCCAAAAAAATTGCTAAAAAACAGTGGAATATCTTTTTCAAAGAAGGTTCTTTCAATAAAAATGCCGATATTAAAGACATTCCATCAAATCTATCAGAAAGATACAAACAAACTTGCCAATATCAAGTAGTTTCAGTGTTAAACAGTTATATCTCAAACAGACAAAATGATTTTGTAGAAATAGTCAAAAGTAGTAGTTTAGATGAAGATACAAAATTTATACTATTAACAATAAATAAAACAAAGAGTTGGTTTAACGAAAAACTAAAAGAAGCAAAATTAAAAGATAAGAAAACAGGAAAAATAATAAAGAAATTACCAATAGAAAAACACCACTATAAACTAGCAAGGAAAATAGTAAAACAAACATTCAAGAAGAATAGATTGCCATCATTTAAACACATATCAATGCAATTAGACCAAAAAGTAGCAAAAATAGAAAAGAAAAAAGAAGGAAAAGCAAAAGAATTTGACTACTGGATAAAACTATCAACACTTGAAAAAGGAAAACCAATATACCTGCCAGTTTATAAAAACAGCTATTTTGAAAACAAAGAAGGAAAACAGTTAAATTTCGTTCAAATAAATGAGAAGGAAGAGAATGTAGAGATAGTGTTTTTAAAAGACCTACCAAAAGAAACAAACTACATACCACAAACAGAAAAGATAAGTATAGACATAGGACTAAAAGCATTATTTGCAGTAAACACAGGAGATTTATTTGGAAGGCAGTTTTACAAGTTTTTAAAGCATTATGACAAGATAATAACAAATTTACAAGCAAACTTACAGAAACAAGGGATAAGACCAAGCCAAAGCAGTAGATACAAAGAATTAAACAGAAAATTAAAAGAATACATCAAAAACGAAATAAACAGATTATTAAACAAAATATTCAAACTCTATCAGCCAAAAGAGATAGTAATAGAGAATTTAAACTTTCAAAATAGTGAATTATCACCACAATTAAACAGACTATTAAACAGATTTGGAATAAAGATAATAAAGCAAAAACTAAAAGATTTAGAAGAAAGATTTGGGATAAAAATAACCTATGTAAATCCAGCATACACAAGTCAGACCTGTAGTAGTTGTGGATATGTAGATAAAAGAAACAGAAAGACACAAGAAAAATTTGAATGTTTAATGTGTGGTAGAAAAATAAATGCAGATGTAAATGCAAGCAGGAATATAGGGGTTAGAAGTTCTAACCCTATGATATATAAAAAAAGAAGAACCGTCCTTAGAATGCTCATAAGGGCATATCTAAGCGACGCTAGATTTAATGCCTGTGATAGTCGGGCTTGTGAGGTAATTCTAAGTAATAGATATTTTATAGGCTACAGTGAGCCACTTAGAATTGCCTCCAAAGAGAAATCATAGAGATTTTCTATGTTTTTCTATGGTTTCTCAGACTATTCTCCGAAAGAAATAAAATTAAACATCTTAAACCTTCTTCTTCCTTCTTCAACTTCCTCGATTTTTATAGGCTTGCTCAACAAACCTTCAATTGCCCTTTTAACTACATCATATATATCCTTTCTTTGAACGTTATACAGATCCTTGAAAACAGAAACAGGTATTTTATATCTTTTAAAATCTTCATCATCAGGTTGTATGAAAGAAATTATAGTATCCATTAATCTAAGTTCTTCTAAGCTTAACCTGTGTCTTGCCTGTATCAAATTATTGTGAATAGTAGCTATTGCATTTTTATTTATCTTCTTTATCTCTCTCAATTCAAATTCCTCTGTTCTGTGGTTAATTCCCTCTTTATCCATTTTATCCCCCTCCAGGAATATACTCAAAGTATCGTAACATAATTTTAAACAACATAACAACTTCTATATGTTGACTTGTTGTCATAAACCCGAAATTTGTTGCTATTTGACCCGAAATTTGTTGTCATAAACCCGAGATTTGTTGTCATTTGACCCGAAATTTGTTGCTATTTGCATGGTCAACTTGGCAATACGACTGCTTTAGCCGACCCCTAAAAACAAGTAAAAAATATGTTTAAAAACAAGATAAAAACATCATCAAAAAAGGGAGTTGATGATGGAAAAAGGATTTGTTTATAAAACAAGAAAAGGTGATGGAACTGTATGTCTTGGGCGTTATGCATGCCTCAACAGGTTTAGGGAAAGCTGCCGTTTCAAATTTTAACTGGTTTGATTTCTATTTGAAAATCAAATCTTTTTTGTAAAAACCTCCGAAGCAACCCGAAATTTGTTGTCATTTCAGGAAAGCCCTGTAACTAAAAGCTTTCCAGCTTACCTAAAACCCCCTGAAAATTTCATCAAGCTTTTTTAACCCGTCAAAATCTGCATTTTCTAAAAACTTCTCCACTGCTCCCCTTATTGATATATCTCCTTTCAATACTAAAATTTCAGGGTCAGACTCTATGTTCTCCTCAAGCCCCTCTGAAAACGAAGGATCTTTTACCTTTAATCCTTTCACGTAAACAAATGTTGGAACTACCTTTACTTTGTATCTTCTAAATAAATACGGATCTATCTGTATCTCAACACCTCTTGTTTCATTTCCATTGTTAAATATAACTTTCTGTAGAAATTCCAGAGTAGGCTTTATATAAGTGCAACCTTGGGGACCTATGCAGCCTCTTAAAACAATTATTATTCTTTTTGAACCTATGTTTTTT encodes:
- a CDS encoding IS607 family transposase; the encoded protein is MPMKLSDYAKKYGITYKTAWNRFKAGKIKGAYKDETGHIVVPDEKELLIDKNKVAIYARVSSNENKSNLEKQAERLKEYAIAKGYQIVHIVKEVGSGVNDNRPKLLKLLQKDDWGTLIVEHKDRLTRFGFNYIKTLIEKEGRQIEVVNLAEDNKAELIEDLIAVIYSFSARMYGLRRRKRKTEKIIKCLKQELEDAN
- a CDS encoding RNA-guided endonuclease TnpB family protein, whose translation is MPIRAYKHKHSINKGKIQTIKQILAEYRKTAKKIAKKQWNIFFKEGSFNKNADIKDIPSNLSERYKQTCQYQVVSVLNSYISNRQNDFVEIVKSSSLDEDTKFILLTINKTKSWFNEKLKEAKLKDKKTGKIIKKLPIEKHHYKLARKIVKQTFKKNRLPSFKHISMQLDQKVAKIEKKKEGKAKEFDYWIKLSTLEKGKPIYLPVYKNSYFENKEGKQLNFVQINEKEENVEIVFLKDLPKETNYIPQTEKISIDIGLKALFAVNTGDLFGRQFYKFLKHYDKIITNLQANLQKQGIRPSQSSRYKELNRKLKEYIKNEINRLLNKIFKLYQPKEIVIENLNFQNSELSPQLNRLLNRFGIKIIKQKLKDLEERFGIKITYVNPAYTSQTCSSCGYVDKRNRKTQEKFECLMCGRKINADVNASRNIGVRSSNPMIYKKRRTVLRMLIRAYLSDARFNACDSRACEVILSNRYFIGYSEPLRIASKEKS
- a CDS encoding RepB family plasmid replication initiator protein, with the protein product MLGVEPGEYPRFEAFERRVLKKAVEEINEKTDLKVSYSKKRTGRKVTHIEFMIEKKEINRYAQLVQSSAERVWQEIGNLRKKYQDILKDVRPHLNRLNENQILFLLINLDTSLYPLEAAIEIIKNADKNKRLTNPMGFLIRSFQIDMNRAKYKELTLIPRKLDKELFVQQLGNEEKKGELKSAKDIMEPLIYLLEKSVSENTLNLLKEPLLNALEAEEKGTVYIPVPDEVYKEWFEKNYLQSIKEFLRENFDVSDVVVEVVSKESDGQ
- a CDS encoding replication initiation protein — translated: MDKEGINHRTEEFELREIKKINKNAIATIHNNLIQARHRLSLEELRLMDTIISFIQPDDEDFKRYKIPVSVFKDLYNVQRKDIYDVVKRAIEGLLSKPIKIEEVEEGRRRFKMFNFISFGE